In Fragaria vesca subsp. vesca linkage group LG5, FraVesHawaii_1.0, whole genome shotgun sequence, the genomic stretch TTTGCCATGCATACATTGCTTCCTTTCGCTAGTATTTACAGATTCTCATTTTAGCTATCTCTTCTCACCAAAAAGGGAAAAAATTGAAAGACATAATTTCTACTGTTTCATTATGCTCAATCTCAGATGATGCATGAATCAACTGTCCTGCTTCTTCTTATCTATATCAGCAGGAGGCAGAAAGCTCTCAGCAGTCAAACCCCATATGTTAAAATCCACCTCATGAATCTTCCACGTTTCTTCCATCTCCCTCTTGTGGTTTGCAGACTGCTCGCCATATCTGAAAACCTTGACTCGTGTTTTTCCGCTGTGCGCAATGTTGAGTCCTTCAACGTACTTATAGTCTTGTATGAAAGACTCAGTGCTGGTTTCCCAGAACACATCTGTGTCGTCTCCCTTGTTGGTCATCCTAAGTAGCCTTGAGTCCTCGAATTGTACAAGGAGACCAGAACGTTGGCTGAAGTATCCCCATATTGTGTGGTGGATTATCTCATAGTTTGGACCCCTTTGTTGCTCGCGAATCGCCGGACTTGTTTCCAGCTTGAGTATGAAGCAGTCGTCATTGTTGATGATCTTCTCGCCGATGCACATTGCATCTGCGAATAGAAGTGCCGTGGCTCTTGGGTCCAAACCCTAAAGAAGTTTTCCAATTATTAGAACAAGCTAGAGGGTTTTGTCTGCATATTAAGTGCACTAGTAACAGTTCTGATCATGAAAATAGTTGCATCACGAATTAGAAATGAAAGCAGTTCCTACTACTATAGTCTCGTTCTGAGAAAACCTTGTCATGTATATTTTTCAGAAAGACCAACATATATGTTGAAGAATGAAAGTATACCTGGAGAAAACGACGCAAGGGTCTAGGAGGACCTTGTGAGATGGGAGTTTGTTGGTTAGAGGAATGCCGCCAAGAAAGCTTGCCATTGCTTCCACATATGACCTTGCAGCCAGACACAACAAGCTCTAAGCACCACAAGTCTGGATTCTTTTGCCAAAGCAAAAATCCACCACTCTCGGCGGCGCTCTTTTTCACCTCGAGGCTCAGGTCCCCTTGGTGAAATTCTGATGCACTAATCTTAACCTGCCCGGTAACACACATGCTGGTTACTGCGTTCAATGCCGCTTGGCCTCCCGTCGCCGCTGTGTACTGTTGCACAATGTACTTGGCAGTTGAAGCTTGCTGTAAACATGAACGAGAAAGAATCAATAGTATTCCACACCAAGACTTATTCAATTCTTTATTGATAATATATACAAGTGATCGAAACAAGTTTTATCTTCTTGATTTTGTTTGAGGCTTTGCCTTTTGTTACTTGTACCATATTTTTACTAAACACGTTTCTGAATGAGATTCATGCGGCACAGTATATGTAGTTTACAGTTTAATGCCTCAATATACAAATCTCTAGACCATCATATACATAAACACACATATATAAAGTTCCGAAACTAATGGAAAATGTTACATGCTGTTAACTGAAAATGTCAAATATTGTTAGGAATATGACCTTGTATACTTGCACAATACGTGTACCGAGAATGATTGAAGCTCTTTTTCCTATTACTTCAAAAGTGTTCGATTTAATTCAGATCGTCTTTTATCGCATGTAATTCACGGTTAGAGCTAGTTCGATTCTAATCTTATTTTTCAAGTATGTGATAGCGTGATGCTTATTCATCAAAAAAAAAAAAAAGATAGCGTAAAGCTTATTGAGCTATAAATCTCTGTGGCAAGTGATATAAGGAATTATGGATCATGCCGCAACGATATTTGATATTTGACGTAATTAAAGAAACGAAAAATGTACTATAACGAAAACGAGATATGGATTGATGACAAACCACAAAATGATATGGATTCATGGATATCCTTACAATTGAAGAATCTCTAACTGGACGGTGAACGGTATGACCCAACTGAACTTGAAGAGGGATAAGAGGAGAGCCTACAAGGTAAAGCAAGAACCGGAGCTCATTAAAACGTCCGGCAATGACCGGCGCCGACCATTTGTCGGAGGTCTGAGCCTTCATCCATGTCTGCATGTTTTGCCACCGTAAGGTGACATTGCTTCCCATACTAGTGAACATCTCTTCCGGTATAGGGACCTCGAGAACAGTCTCGAGGCCATCGTCTCTATCAATATTCGGACAAAGCTTCCTCATGTGTATAACAACGACGTCTCATGGAAGTGATCACGGCCGAGAAAGTGAAGAGATCGAGAGGAAAAGATGCGAAGAACTTAGGGCTTGATCAAACGTGTTCATCTCCTTCCTCCTAATTAATCTAGCTGATGAGGGAAAAGAGGGGCCTTTGTGGGGAAACTAGGGTGGTCGTGAATTTGCCAAAGGTTGTCCTTGCTTGTAGGTCTCATGTGGGCACGATTTATAGATGAATAATTTGATTTGTTAACTTTCTATATTAGGAGCTCGAGTCACGTTTTATATTTTCATTAAAAAATTGTAACACGTAATCAATTTCTTCAACGTAAATGGAACTTTAAGGAGAATCATCTCCAATATTCCATATGAATATGATCTTAAAATAGTTCAACTTTGGCAAATACTGCATGAGATTACGTTGTTACGTAAGCATATTTGTTGGTCAAATTTGTAACACTTCCTTCTTTTTATCGAGAATCATCACACTAGTACTTTACATGCATAGCTATGTTGACGAACGTTGAATTTTACAAAGACAGAACACAACGCATGCTATGGTATATGGAGGAAAAAAAAATGTGACAATATAATGAGAAATGACCATGTAGCAACATAAATGAGTAACTTTCTCAAGGGTTAGCTGAAAAACGTTGCTCTATTTCATCAGATTCTACCTAAAACGTGAGAAGAGAAGATGGGGTGGGTGTGAATCAACTCATCAAACTCAATACTCCCATATATTTTATGAGCTTGTTTATAACATGAGCTTGTTTATAACAAAGAGAACTAGCTTTGAATGATTGAACTTGGTCTCTGATTGAAGTAGTAAAATACGCCAAGAACTTGACCTCTTACGTCCTCGTGGTGCTTCCTGGTTCGTCTCTTTTTCCAAGCACCGTGAAGCACCCAGGTGTCCTCTTTCAACCGCCCAGATATTCTTGATTTGGAAAGGTCGGCTTACCAAAGGAGTTTCCACATCAAGGAAACCAGATACTTTCAAAAAATCAAGGAAACCAGATACTTCCAAAAAAAAATCAAAGGGAACCAGATTAGTATCACCCGCCAAAATGATCCTTCTCACCCCTACACCCATCCTCTGCATGCCACGCATTCATACTCTATGGTCTGAAGCCGCCACGTTAGATTACGTGGTGTAGTAGCTCACACATGATGACCCGAAGCCTCATCGCTTTGCTTTGTATATAAACCCTTAACGTCGTCCTCAGCACCATTCTCATTTGCACTGGATGTTTGGAACTGATAAATCTCTTTCTCGATCTTTCTGTTTCTGAATAACCATGGAAGGCGCATCGCAGCTGCTACGGATTGGAAGGAAATCATCAATAGAAAGTGAGCCGAGAACGCTAGGGTTTCATCAAATCAAGTATGCAAGGGTAAGTATTTCATATAAGGTTTCTGGGTTTCTAATTCTGCGTATGAGTTTTGTTTCCTTCTTCTTCGTTTTTCCCGGGTTTTATGGTGATGATCATGGTTTTGATATGGCAGGAGGCAGCTGAGTATGTAATGAATACAAAGAATATAGAAGAAGCAGAGCGCATTTTCACCGAGGTAATTCTTGCCTTCTTGGTTCAGGATATGTATATAACAGGAAAACCCATTGATCTATAATGGCCATGGTTTCACGGACTTTGAAATTTCATACAAGTCGTGCATATATGTTCTTTCTGTAAGTGCTAAGACGATCATAGAATCTCTCCCTCTCTAGGATGCCGGATTGCAAACGATTCGTTTAGTTTAGTGAAAGTATATGTGTTGTAGAATTTGTGCTATAATTCAGTGTAAAAATGGTGGTATTGCATGTGCATCGATCTTCCCTTGTTTCCAATTAGTACTGTGCGACTCTCCTGAAACTAAGATTTTAGTGTCAAAACCAAATTTTAGGCTAGAGTTTTATAGTTAGGGTCATAATTAAGCTAATTACTTGTGGCTTAATTTGCAGGGGTTGGTGCCGGTGGCGAGTGGGATTACTGTGATGAAGCAAAATGGAGACGAAGTGACGGATTCGGTGGAGGAATTTGAGTATTCAGCACATCATTTCCGATTATCAGAACTAAGGGATGTAGTAACAGCCCCATTTTAGGTGGCTTTAATTTGCGTTCGAACCAGAGCTAGAAAGTTCTACACAATGGATGTAAATATCTTTTGTTACATCAATCTTTGTAATTTTCACTTAGTTTCATGATACCAGAAGAGTTTCGAAGTGATGTGAAGTCCCATGGCTGGCCTTCTTAGGTAGTCTCGTGACGGACCTTCATAGCTTTGTGATCCTGAAGAGCTTTGCTAGCCCATGCCATGTGATCTTCTTGTAAATATCCGGAGGAGTTTCCTTGTAAATATGATCAGTTTTGATGTTACTAAATTTTCTTTTTGTTATATTATCAAGTAATTAAAAACAGAGAATAGCTAATCAGTAATCACCATCGAGTTTAATTAATAACATGAAATCATGGACTTTTATACCAATATAGGAAAATATCAGGTCGAACTAGCCATGCCATGGGCAGGTTGAAGAAGCCATCTGTTTCTTGCGCACGCCTTCGTTTCGACCTTTTGCTGCTTCCTGCTCGTTTTACGATTATGATCGAGATGAAACTGCCAAGTATGTGTCGGTTGTCAAATATGGGTTTAGTGCTCGAAGATTCTATTATATGCAATGCATAAAATAAAAGCTAACACCCTCATTTTTATTATTAACACATCCTATTTATTTTCATATCTACATATTTTATTTTTATTATAAGTTAGTCGTTTGAATTTGTTTCATGTTGTTATCATGGTGGAGTGTGTTAATAGTATCACTTTAAGCCTAAAATAAAAATTAAAGAGTGTCCCATGCATAATAAAGTACTCGATTAGCCGTGTCACTTGAACAACTAAAACTTTTCAATCACCCTAGCTAGCTACTAATTCCACCAGCCACCATCTGAAGATGATTTTTAACATTTTATGGTTTGCATTGTGGTTTTTCCGTCTTAGAAGAAGCGTGGTGGGAGACCTATGGGGAGTAATAACCATCCTAAGGTTGCGAGTATTGGTGGTGTACGTGAATGTTGGGAAACTGGCTAAGCAATCCCATTAAAGAGGAAGCCGAAGTTTGGTCTATGCCCCCTTTGCATAGGGTGGTTTCAGATGTAGGAAAAATAAGTAGGCAAATTGCTTGATACGCTCGGACCTCTTCCTAACAACGGCGTTTTTTGGTTCTTTGATTATGGGTTGTTGTCAAAGACATGTTATACTGAGTCTCTAAATTCATGTCAAGATCCATAGTAAACTATTACGTGCCTTTAACTATCATTATTTTAATAGATTAACGTTTAATTCGTTAAAAAAAAACATTGATATAATTTAAAGAATAACCGATTTAATTATCAAAATTGTTATTTGATCTATAAAATGAATTATTGAAATTGGACAACCAGTCAATACAGTTTAGTTAATTAACATAAATATCTGTTAATAAATTAGAGGTCGTGAATTTGACGTACAACAGACTCATTATGACACATTAGTTATTTATTTGAAAAACATAAAATTGGGCAACCAATTTCGTCGGTGCAGTCCTTACAGTTTGGCCAGAACCCGAACCGATACCCAGTCCACATCTACTCGAATCACTAAAATAAACCAAACGCCAAGTCGGTGATAAAAAATATTACTAATCTGAGAAAATACAAAGACAAAGTCTAGATCATGCGCCATCCAACGGCCAGAAATTCCCCGCCTTCCGCCCCCTAAAAATTAAAATCTAATGATGTCAACTCAATCAAAAACATAATACAATGTGGTGGGGGCACAGTAACACTCTACACCTCCCCACCCTCTTTCCCTGAAACAGCAAAATCCACAAAGCAGAGAAAAGAACCTCTCTCCATCACTCCACTCCTTTCCCAATCTCACAGTCCACATCACAATGTGAAAATCCCACACCTGGGTTTTACAACGAAGCTAAAAATAGCAATACCCAACTCAAAATTCTAGTGCCCTAAATTGGAAAATCGGAGTTTCGTCTCTTGATCGGAGATGAAGGATGACGATGGCCTCCCGACGACGACGGCGGCGGCCAAGAAGGATAGCTCCGATTCGAGCCTCGGGAAAGGCAGGTACAAGTTCTGGGCATTGGCGGCGATTTTGCTCCTCGCGTTCTGGTCTATGTTCACCGGCACCGTCACGCTCCGGTGGTCCGCCGGCAACCTTAACCGCTTCTCCGACGAATTTGATTCCCCTATTCACGACGATCTCGATGTTCTCGTGAGTGTTTAGGTTTTGTGGAGCTTGTGATTGGGGTGGGGTTGAGTTGGATCTCTCTGATATGTGATTGTGTTGCAGGAAATGGAGGAGAGGGAGAAGGTGGTGGAGCACATGTGGGATGTGTACACTAATAGCCGTCGGATCAGATTGCCCAGATTCTGGCAAGAGGCCTTTGAGGCTGCTTATGAGGACTTGACCAGTGACCTTCCTGGTGTTCGTGACTCTGCCATTTCCGAGATCGCCAAGATGTCTGTGCGATCCGTCGATCTGGATCCACCTCCGGTCCAATCTGCTGTGAGTTTTCCTCCCTTTTTGTCTTAGCCATTCAAGCTTATCGAAACTACATTGTTGTTTAGGAAGTTTTTAAGTTCGACTAGTGATGGTAAGATTGTTTGGTAGTTAACTTTGAATACCGATGAAGCAATGTAGTGTAACTGTACAGGATCTTTGTTTTTGTTTTATATTATTTCAGAGTTTGGGGTTAAGTAGAAAGCTTGCAAAATTGGCTTTTCGTGAAATGAACATTTGTTACTTGGCATTAGCATCTATTCAATTGTGAGTATAAGATGGTTAAGTTTCTGCTGCATTATCACTCTTCCTGTTTGTTTATACCACTAGGGTATGGCGTGAAGGCTTGTTGTAGATTACAACTGTTATTATTGTATTAGTTTCGTTCTTGTTGGATTGTTCAATTCCACTGGGGATGGTTTGAACCCTGGCCCCTGCACCCTTCTGACTTTTTTATGCTGCCATCATTTCTCTCCTAGTGTCAGTATAAGATATCTAAGTGGCAGATATGAAGTCGTAAGACTGCTGAAAGAGTGGAAAGCATATATGCGGTATCTGTAGTTATACATAGTGTTAGCACCAAGCAACTTAGCATCTAGAAGGTTTGTAACTACTCCCTATAACAGTACTTGGAAACTTACACACCTGGTCTGACTGTTTGATTAAGATCCATAAATCTATCTCTGTTCAGTTATACATAGAGTATGATCCAACCACAGGCGTGACAAGTAACAACTCATATTGTGGTCGGATTGGGTTGTGTTTCTATCACCATCTTGCTTTTGGCATTTGACAACAAGACTTGGTGATTGTAGGCTCACAAAGGAACTATTTACTGAGAGTTGAGTTTCACCCTATGTGTGAGGTAACTGATTCATTTTGCGAATGCAACTCAGATGCAGAGTTAACTGTTCAGAGTAGGACAGAATGAGAGACGTGCAGGTTACTTAGTA encodes the following:
- the LOC101302078 gene encoding uncharacterized protein LOC101302078, which gives rise to MRKLCPNIDRDDGLETVLEVPIPEEMFTSMGSNVTLRWQNMQTWMKAQTSDKWSAPVIAGRFNELRFLLYLVGSPLIPLQVQLGHTVHRPVRDSSIQASTAKYIVQQYTAATGGQAALNAVTSMCVTGQVKISASEFHQGDLSLEVKKSAAESGGFLLWQKNPDLWCLELVVSGCKVICGSNGKLSWRHSSNQQTPISQGPPRPLRRFLQGLDPRATALLFADAMCIGEKIINNDDCFILKLETSPAIREQQRGPNYEIIHHTIWGYFSQRSGLLVQFEDSRLLRMTNKGDDTDVFWETSTESFIQDYKYVEGLNIAHSGKTRVKVFRYGEQSANHKREMEETWKIHEVDFNIWGLTAESFLPPADIDKKKQDS
- the LOC101302658 gene encoding uncharacterized protein LOC101302658, translated to MEGASQLLRIGRKSSIESEPRTLGFHQIKYAREAAEYVMNTKNIEEAERIFTEGLVPVASGITVMKQNGDEVTDSVEEFEYSAHHFRLSELRDVVTAPF
- the LOC101302363 gene encoding uncharacterized protein LOC101302363 produces the protein MKDDDGLPTTTAAAKKDSSDSSLGKGRYKFWALAAILLLAFWSMFTGTVTLRWSAGNLNRFSDEFDSPIHDDLDVLEMEEREKVVEHMWDVYTNSRRIRLPRFWQEAFEAAYEDLTSDLPGVRDSAISEIAKMSVRSVDLDPPPVQSASAREFTKALKHPDKARELLPSTSSGR